gagtattggacgatgtacttcgatgggtctatcATGGTGcctggctcgggggctggagtggttctgatctcccctgACGGGAGTAAGCTCTGCTACACCATCTGactggcgagcaccgctactcgcctacctcctccaggaggttctcccacccgaaaggactgaagctTGACGCACCAAGACATTTGTCGCCAtcagtgatgaactctacaagcgaagtccatcgagggtactcatgaagtgcatccctaccaaccaaggaaaacaactcctcctcgaggtccatgctagaatctatggacatcatgcgGCCCCGAGGTCAtaggtcggaaaagccttttgctaaggtttttactagcccaccaaactatgagatgcagaggaggtcatccacaggtgcgagggatgctagttctatgcttggtaaactcatttgccggcacaggagctccaaaccatccccatcacctggccattcacggtctggggcctcaacatggtaggacccctcaaaaagggcccaggcggcttcactcacctacttgttgCGGTCAaaaagttcaccaagtggatagaggccaagcccatcaccaatatccgctcgaaggaggcagtcaagttcttcctcgacatcatctacccaTTCGGTGTttctaactatatcatcactgaccatggaactaacttcatcgAAAAGatgttcctagacttcagtgatggatacggcatcaggattgactgggcctcggtcggacatccacgtactaatggtcaagtcgagcatgccaatggcatggtcctccaaggacttaagccacgcatctttgaccgactcaacaagtttgctgggcgatgggttgtagaggtcccagcgatcctctggagcctgagaacaaccccgaaccgatccacagggttcacacccttcttcctggcctatggagctaaagcgGTGCTGCCCTTCGACAttgaccatggtgccccaagagtgaaggccttcaacCATgatcgagccatggaggctcaacaagacgactatcatctgctccgctcgctaccagcagactctctgtaggtaccacgagaggaaaatcagaggaaggatcctcgaggtcggagacctcatgcttcgaaggacctaatcgaccaaggagaagcacaaactctctccaccttgggaaggaccctacatggcgactgaagtgatccgactgggcacctaccgactggaggacgacaacggcgacattttcaccaacacttggaacatcgaacagttacatcatttcttcccctaaaatttggtctttaccattttctttcattcagcgttcgctcctacaaagcaccctgacccgaacacttttggcccgggTCACTTGAGGGCTCCACAGGGGTGCGATATCAccttttttttactatcatatggtaaaaacATTttttacccgaacaaaagggtaagTCCACTCCTTTAACtatcttacgtaactttgcttcaacattccgactgatcgcaccccgccccTACCTACAGttacgagcagctaagcctcTCAGGCCACGCctaggctcttaaggttgtagctTATGGGACGAACGGGCAgatgtgaaaaagaaagaataaaaacaaagctatgctaaggtaaaaacaaGGAATAGacaggacaagcttccccgaacgaagtaATTCATCCTAAAATGAAAATTGATGTATTCGTCAATACAACTCTtcccacgggggctcccccatgaacttaaactattACATCTACTGGCTACTTCTACTGTGGCCACTCGGCGGCATCGGCTGACGACACGATCGGCGAAGATAAAGGTTGCCTCACCCTTCGATAGGGCAACGCTCGGCTCGGATGGAACTTTCGACCTGACCTCCACTCCATCCGTAGGTTGGGTGACGTTCGCGTGTTTACTACCACGAGACATAACCACCATCACAAGGGCCCCGCTTGGTTCTGCTCTCttgacttcggcgagcgcaataGGTACCttaagggcgtcgcacccatagatgctcagtagaagagcatggagctccagaCTTTCCCATACAAGCGGAGTAGCTCCTAGACAGGGATGATGCCTGCCGAAGTATGGACACCATAGCTAGGGGATGTCTCtgatatctcatcaaactttatgaacttgccaacctgagcagctacagGGGCAAAACCCCCCACTGGCGCGGTCCTGGTCAGCTTCCCCTTCGACAAAGCTCACCCTATGAACATCCACCGaaagaagtccacgtgcggctccatcccaaggaaggcctcacacaTGGTGATGAATTCAACAATGTGTAGCACCCTagttggattgaggtgctgtagctccaggccccactcattgaggagcccacacagGAACCAGTGAGCGGGGTATCCTAACCTACGCTCATGGAAagtgaggaaggagacaacctcgccGGCCTGAGGTTGTGGGAAATCCTCCCccataggagccctctagtgtgccacctcctttggtggtagcacccccttctcggtgaaggcggccagcactgAATCGCTCACaacggatgacctctagctcgacattgcgctccaGATTCgtgaatggatctgtgagttttctcctctccctcgctcaaatgcacttggcgagaaggaagaaggagaagaggtggtagatgaggaataggcgaaggaacaggatgaaagccctctcccttcccctatttaaggagaagaCGCAGCAGTTGGGGAAAGGTGAGGGATTGGGGCGAAAAATCcgctcccttcccccattcaatgcggatgggatacgaCGGGACGTGCCTTGACTGATGCGACGCACCCTGACTGATGAGATGACACCTAGTTAGACAGGACATGgtctgggtatggcccaccactaccgcacgccaggCACGGGAAACGAGACACAATCGCCCCCAGGCGGCCCTCAGCCTTCCTAGGCGAGACTTGGAAAGGCCTAACTATGGGATCTCTgcctaggagagaccaacgggcttcctgatttgatcggatggctcaggcaaacgccgagagataggtaaggagcaaagtgACGCCCCATGTGGTCCATGCTGACTCCGTCACAAACAACAAGCGTGGATCCcggtcggacatatccgataggaactcctcaaaccccgtcacttgagtcatcagGGTAACATTACCAatccccactatttctttatatgaccaTTCATTCATCTactgtcattcatacattcatacacgcattcacacattcgttcatacaaatcattcattcatcccatacatccaaagcatcgcatatgcagttaaatgcatcacaatgctccatgttgcatcacgaagcggcagttgccacattcaacatgagcaacgactgaccagggttcaaaggccagcatatgaagggctcgaggccacctcacctcaaacaaagccaggggagaaaacgtagatgagccccaatggcccTCGCCCAAACTGCtctgaagcagatagggtcatctcaaccttctcattcgatcctaacctcgagccatgcccacagaatctccatcgaggggaggccagcgggccacccgggtcagtctccagaatgacctaggcatctaccgggacacgagttaaggagcagtggaatgccacatgagggctatgctgaccccgtcacgaacgacataCCCGAATTTcactcaaacatgcccgttaccaagctcaccgagcgcatcactcgagccattgaggcaagcgacgttagcttagccccttcaGTTGCGAAAACCACGAACAGGGTAATGCACGAAAATCAACCACCCCTTCCGAGCCCAATGGGGCTTAGGGGCTTAGGATGCTCAACACCTCGGCACGACCTCGGCtacgcctagatccatgactctgactcgcccgatgcCTCGTTGTGCCCAGCGCCTGggtctgactcacccgatcccttattgtgcccagcgcctagatccatgactccgactcgcctaaTCCCTCATTGTGCCCAgcacctagatccatgactccaactcgcccaATCCCTCATTGTGCCCAACGCCTGGATCCACGACTTTGACTCGCTCAATCCCTCGTTGTGCCCAGCGCCTGGGTCCATGGCTCCAACTCAcctgatccctcgttgcgcccagtGCCTGGGTctgcgactctgactcgcccgatcgcTCGTTGCACCCAGTGCCTGGGTctacgactctgactcgctcgatcccttgtTGCGCCCAGCGCTTGGATCCATGACtatgtctcgctcgatccctcattgcgcctagctcctaggtccacgactctgactcgcctgatccctcgttgcgcctagcgcctagatccgtgactccgactcgcccgatccctcattgcgcccagcACTTGGGTCtgcgactctgactcgctcgatccctcgttgcgcccagcgcctggatcagtgactccgtctcgcccaatccctcgttGAGCCCAGCGCCTGGGTCCACGACTATGACTCACCCGATCGCTTGTTGCGCCCAGCGCCTGGGTCCACGACTccaactcacccgatccctccttgcgcccagcgcctggatccgtgacttcaactcgcccgatccctcgttgcgcccagcgcctggatccatgactccgactcgcctgatcccttgtTTCACCAAGCACTTgggtccacgactctgactcgcccaatccctcattgcgcctagtgcctagatccatgactccgactcgcctgatccctcattgTGCCTAGCGCCTGGATCTgtgactccaactcgcccgatccctcattgcgcccagcgcctgggtccatgactccgactcgctcgatccctcattgcgcccagcgcctggatccatgactctgtctcgcctgatccctcgttgcgccTAGCGCCTGGGTCCCTGacttcgactcgcccgatcccttgttGCGCCCAACGCCTAgttccacgactccgactcacccgatccctcgttgcgcctAGCGCCTGGGtccgtgactctgactcgctcgatccctcgttGCGCCTAGCGCTTGGATCcgcgactccatctcgcccgatccctcgttgcgcccagcgcccgggtccgtgactctgactcgcccgatcgcTTGTTGCGCCTAGGGCCTaggtccatgactctgactcggtCGATCTCTCATTGCGCCCAGTGCCTAGATCCATAACTCTGTCTTGTCTCATCACTCATTGCGCCCAGCGGCTGGATCTGTGACTTTGACTTgcccgatccctcgttgcgcccagtgcctggatccacgactctgactcgcccgatccctcgttgcgccaAGCGCCTAGGTctacgactccgactcgcccaatcCCTTGTTGCGCCCAACGCTTGGATCcgtgactctgtctcgcccgatccctcgctGCGCCCAGCGCTTgggtccacgactctgactcacccgatccctcattgcgcctagtgcctggatccgtgacttcgactcgcctgatccctcattgcgcccagtgcctggatccatgactccgtctcacctgatccctcgttgcgcccagtgcctggatccacgactatgtctcacccgatccctcgttgTGCTCAGTGCCTGGGTTCgcaactccgactcgcccgatccctcgttgcgcccagtgcctggatccgcgactccgtctcacctgatccctcgttgcgcctagtgcctggatccacgactctgacttgcccgatccctcgttgcgcccagcgCCTAGATCCGCGACTCTGACTAGCCCAATCCCTCGTTGCGCCCCTTGGCGCGCCCGACGCCTAGGTCCGCAAGTCattctcgctcgatccctcggtTGTTCCTTGGTGCACCCGATGCCTTGGTCTGTGAGTCcttctcgcccgatccctcggctgtccCTCGACTATGCCCGACGCCTGGGTCCACgagtctgtctcgcccgatccctcggctgccCCTTGGCACGCCTGATGCCTTGGTCTGTgagtccatctcgctcgatcccacggctgCCCCTTGGCGTGCCCGATGCCCTGGTTGACAACTCTGTCTCGCCCAGCCCCTCGACCACGACCAAATGCCTAGGACCATGCTCCTGGAAACGATGGGTCAGAAACTGGAAAGAGGAGGCTAtgcccaccaaggtgcacacactcacgcccgctgacaaaaacCCCCAGTTTATTCTGCCCAAATcactcgagggctcgggggctatacctgcgggtgcgctcacgcgcacctgcTGCCGAAACAAAAAAAATTCCCTTGCTAGCAACATGAAAACCCCCCTaaacgattctatccgaatcacctggggCTCGGGGattacacccgcgggtgcgctcgcgcgcacccgttgtcaagacaaaaatcccccaaatgattctacccaaattgcccggggctcaggggctcctgtcgggttcataaacccggggtccctcatggacctacttcccagcaaaggctcggcccagcagacgacgttgcgaacgacccacaactcctgggccggcccaaaaacctaacgacagaccagaagggcgatccagtctctgaccagaaggcctggccaaggaggaacgacgctcgctcgCCTCTGACTTAGCCCAGAGCACAACCAACGATCGATTCATCCTCTGTTAgttttagacactctaaagctacacagagcatacgctcgaatacttagcacacgcaggagctcccgtcactctcgtcCCTTCAGTTCAGAGTCTGACTGgccctcttgcacccccatctttctaCCTCTCGTTTGTAACACCACAGCAAACTtagagcacctgggcttaggaataaagttaccgaccgactcaaactggacgtagggcacgttgccggaaccagtataaaccctgtgtcattgagtgctatgccacatccgatcacaacgtatggcaaaactacaaatatttacgtgttggtcactttctgcaccgacagttagcGCGTACGTGGGATGGACGTCgtacgttcatgcttttggtcatcggatggcccacttttccgccatcttcgccatggcgggctcaagcgatacgactcgcttcggctcattggagtttcccgcactcccacctgttggcgAGGCCGCACTCCCACCTGGAGTTCCGACAAACCCTAGCGCGCCTGTGGccgccttcttcccctcccccttCCTAGGACGACGACCTTCGCGGCCGTCccgcctccttctccaccgcctaACCAGCCTGCCTCCCCCCGGCCGGGCCCTTCCATGCCCGCCGGAGTTGGGAAGGAGAGGGGGAGGAACTCACCGGCGCGGCTGGGGACGCGGGTACGGGGGGAGCTCGCCGGGGGAGGAGGAGCTCCGCCGCCGACCACTTCGTCGTcctcgcgggcgcgggcgcgtggGAGAGGGAGACGcgttggagggagagggagagggagagaagaCGCATGGGAGGGAGGTCATGCCGTCGCGCGCGGAATAACTTTTCCATATGCAATGAACGCAAAGTGGCTAAAATTAAACTCGTATACTTACAACAGCACGAAATAGCCGGGGTGATATGTGTACAATGTACAAGTACAAACACTGAAATCAAACGACCAAGTATCAGAATTTTTTTTTACTTCAGATAATGCCAAAGTGAACTAGAATTTAGAATGGAGAGAGTATACGTATAAGTACATATACAACAAACATAAAAAGGACtggaaacaaaaaaagaagaatTTCTCCAACCAAATCTGCTCATGAGCAGACACCATGCATACCCAGCAAACACAGGATCGAGAGATGAACTCGATGGACAATCAGACGACAGGCTGGCACTCCACGTCTCTACATAACACAGTTACACATGCATCGCCACGGAAGGATGCTTGGTtatgccgaaggaggtggcgccaTGAATGGCTTCGGCACGCTCGGGATGGAGGGCATTGGTGGCAGTGTCACTTTAGGCACGGCGGGCATCGGCGGCAGTGTCACCTTGGGCACGGCGGGGACGGCCGGCACCGTGGGCACGGCGGGGATCGGCGGGAGTGTCGCCTTGGGCACGGCGGGGACGGCCGGCATAGGGGGCAGCGCGGCGTTTGGTACTGTGGGCACCGCGGGCATCGGTGGGAGGGTCGCCGTGGGGACCGCCGGCACCGTGGGCATCGGTGGCACGGTGACCCCGGGAAGCGGTGGCAAGGCCGCCGCGGCAGGCACCGCAGGCACGGCGGCAGGAGTGGCTGCCGAAGTCGAGTCGGCAAGGAAACGTGCAGCATGGCAAGTGCTGCTGCCGTCGAGCATGAGCGCCATGAGCGCCATGACGAGCGCCGTGGCGAAGAGAGCTGAGGCGGCAGATGCCATGTGCGATCTTGATTCTTGATCGGCCGGTTAATAGTAGGCCGTAGTTGCTAATCGCTAAACTAGCTACAGGAAGGAACTCTGTCTGTTTACTAGCAGTGATGCAAAGGGCATGCGCAATGGAGGTCAATTATAGGCCACGGCCTGTGCAAATTGGTCGTCACCGATGAGCTTTTGAGTTTTGATCACCTTCCGAGCCATACGGTTTTTGTTTAAGAGAGGGTGGTGGATACCGGCCGGTTTGACGATGCTTCTCTGGTAGCTCAGCTTCTTACATGCAGGACACTGACACTAAGCTGTGACGCATATCTGCATATCTGGTTGGTTTCTAAACTATATATCATGACATCAGCAGATTTGTTTTGTAACATTAGGTACAAAAATAGTCAATAATGCAAGTAAACTAGTGAAGGTAGAGCTTGTGTGATTTTAATTCAATTCACAATAATCCATTGCAAAAGAAATTTCACAAAAGCTCCAAGATGCAAACACACATGCCGTCAATTCAATCACTGACGGACATGCATCTAATTTTTTTCGTTGAATAAAGCAAATTGTCGGCCTtccttttaatttattttttttagttaTACTGATCGGTGCATGTAACTCAATACAATCTTACAGCTAGAGATTTTGAATTTGAATCCTAGTTAGCACAATTAAATAAAAAATACTTGCTGCTTGTTTCAATTCCAAGTATGAAGGGAGCCCCTACGTGAGAGGGTGTTAAAATATATAGTGAATTGTTCGTCTTGCTCGTCAACCTAAGTTTTTGGGTTATACTGGTTAGTGCATAAAACTCAATACTTTCTAACTTATTTCATTCATATTTGGAGCCCGATAGAAAGCCTTGCAGAAATAGGCCCTTCGTACGGTGCCAAAGGACATGGTGTTGTAGGTATACACCATGGTGCCATGCGCATTGGCGTAGTGTTTTGGCAGGTGCTCAAACTACGTGACAAGGAATGGCTCACGAGTCACCACGGACCACGTCATATGAATTGGGCTAATGTCAATAAGCACGGCGACGTCGGTATTGGTGCCATGCACGCTTCTCACCAAAAGCGCTAAGGGCTATTACGCCATGCTAGCTAGGGGACTAAAAAGTAACGAACTTCAAAAGCACGTGCCCATCCCCTCCATCCTCTCTTTGAACATGGAACAAGCATTTGCGTGAATGGACACGCTAAGAAACGGCGCACGGCGGACGACGTCATATGCAtatattttggtcaaacttgaaatgtTTTAACTCACTAAAAATTAAAAtaccttataatttagaatatatAGAGAGAGTAGAAAACAGTGGTGTTGAAAGAAGTGTCCAGCTCCCACGAGAGGCTGAGGAGGGCAGAAAGACATCAGTTAACTCAAGCACACGCACGTGCCTTTTTCAACTTTACAACGGGTAAACACAATCACTATCTAGGCCACAAAGCTGCGTTGATATTGATTATTtccttttatgtaatatcgaaacaTGAAATCTTTTGCTAGAATGGTCCAGCTTCGGCTGTGTTAGATCGACCTCCTTCGGCGCTTGATAGAAGCACATTATATGTTTCTTTAAACTCTTctacttaatacaatgatacgcaaatcttttgcgtattcgagaaaaaaaacacAATCACTATCTATTGAAACTGAGTCAACCTCTAGTTAGTTTCCTATATATGATGATTATACCTTTTATTATACTTATAGGCCTTAAATTTGTTTGATTTGATTGAATACAAAATGGGCCAAGCCCAACTAAATCCAACCCATTATATAAACATTTTTAGACCAACATCTCTTTCCAAATAAAATACAATTACACATGAACAAACTTTAGGTTTTCTTACTGTTGCGTGGCAAAATTCACTTCATACCAAACTGCCAGTGACAGTGAGATACAGATACTGTCATTCTGCAATTAACAAAGTACCAAAAATAAACTCAAACACATGATACAACACACGGGGTAGCCGAGCACTCCGTACACACGTATACACTTACAAGTTATAATCACTGACCACCAACCAAAAGGGAAAAAAAAGATGACAGAAAATGATCTGACAAAATTTAACacattatataattttaaaaaaaGACTCAATACAATATATAGAAGTATACAGAATCACATACATACATAAAAAGGGAACAAATACAACTTGAAAAAAGGGAACAAATACTGTAGTAATCAAGTGGTGCACTACTTGCTTCACCTTCACTGCGGCTAGGAATACACACATAGAAATCCTAATTAAGATCCATATGCTGAACTAATAGTACATGTCGATATTATGCAAAATCCGAAATGAGCATCTTGCCTTCAAAGAAAAGAAATCCTCATTTAGTGAACACTACCACAATCCTGAATTACCTTGAGGGCCAAGAATTTTCTTGAGTGCCAAAATGAAACCGACAAAGAAAATGTGGTTTCCTTGGTTGTGAACATCGACCTCCAAGGAAATATGTATTTCTTGGATGTTGAAGTAAACCGCCAAGATATCCTCATTTAGTGAACGTGTACGTCGAGTATGTGCATCATTATATGCCCTTACCAGATACTATATGATAaataatatattttttgtatTGATTACTAGAGCACAGAGATGCAGAATATGGCACATCAGAGAGTAATTGTTGAAGGCTTGCATTCTATAAGAATCAGACTTTCGAAgttgttttttcttttctcatGCATGATAAATAGTTATATAGGCCCCATACATATCTTCAATTTTTTTTAAACAACGGCAAGAGCTTAGTTGTTCATTAAATTCGAAGAAAAAAATGACCCATATGTACATTTTTTAAAGAAAAGCACAAAAATGAGTGGTTAATATATAATTGGATCAACTTATTCACGTGTTGGGATATAATCTATCGGAAATGAGCATTGTTTCTActtatatatctaaataagtgCATCAACTCCATAAGGACAAATAAGTATGCTTGTTTTATTTGCACCAAAGTTCTCTCAGACAATACATGTTTAATAAGTCCATTAAAGGTAGAGAGGATCTGCCACAAAATCTTCTCTGGCAATACTAAAAGTGAAGGATTTAGTGGGGGGAAGGAGATTAATATGATGCCCTAGGAAAACCTTATTTTCTGATATATTATTATTGTTCCCTAGAAGCCTTTCGTTTAGAAGACATATTCATCGACCTCCAGCACGTACTCACAAGTTCAGGGTATATGGAACTTTTGAGCTAACATTCAATATCTTCCAATACAACCCAATACAATTTCATATATATCTTCTTTGTTTAATTTATGGTCCTTTCATCCATATCCAATTAATTGACCTTCCTGCTGTCCTTTTCAAATAGACAAACACAGACAAAATAAAACCAAATAAAGTCCTTAACTTATTTCCTTTAGATAGTCAAAGTAGTACACAACTCCTGACCTCTGTTTATTACACCAACATCCATATAAATACATATGGACTCCTTTGGACAGCAATTATATATCCTGACTTACCCACTACATCATTAGTGCTCATCAGTCATGGATGCCTCTTTATTATTTCTAGTATAACTAGCTAAGCAAGCTATATGTATTACTACAAGATCGAGTAAATTAAGTTATTCATTACCTCGGAGGCAAGACATATACATCACCTCGAAACCTCAGCACACGTACATACTCATCATCGCTTTTACACTCTCACTGCTGCTAGCTGCCGGATCATCATGCCTTTGCATACTGCAGATCCGTTAGTTACGCAGCCGGAGCGACGTCatagtcatcatcgtcatcgtcgccgGTGCCGCGGCAGCCCCTGAGGTTGCCCTCCATGGGCAATGCCCACACAAGGCTATCGCAGTACTGATCGTCAGACCTGGCCATAACCGCCATGCCTACTTCTCACCCCCCTCGACCTAGCTAGCTATAAGCTCGAGCAAGAAGAAGCTAGAGTGGTCAGTGACGAGTGAGCTAGCAGTACTGTGGAGCTAGTAGCTTACTAGTGTGAAGCTCAGaagctctagctagctagctagctacttgCTTGCTTGGTTGTTGGAGGAGGGTTGGCAAGCAGGTGGGTATTTATAGCCATTGTCGCCGAGGTCTTTCCTTGGCGTCCGTGCGCCACGTTGCAGATCGGAGCGAGAGGTCCAGATCGAGCTAGCGCCTCTTCGCAGAGAGCAGGGCTTCATGGCTAGCTAGCTCGGTTAATCGCCAGGAGGAATCACCGGCCGGCCGGCAAGTGGAGAAAAGATGTCACAGTATCTGGGAAGATGGACGAAAGATGAAGACACCATGAGATAACTGGTGCAGCATTGCAAAAGGCACCGCAAACAGATCtcagccttgtttagattgaggttagggatcagtatttggtactgtagcattttcgtgacaattattgttcaatcatggcataactaagctcaaaagatttatctcgtaatttacaatcaaactatataattaattattatttttatttatatttaatactctatgcatgtattcAAATATTTAATGTaatagaaagagagagaaaaaacttccaatctaaacgaggccctcgTGTCTCTGTAAAGCCAGAGGAGCACAGACACCCATACCCCGGCTCTCCCTTTTTCCAAGGACACATGCACAGCGATATGCGGTTGGGCCCACCTCGACATCTGACGTGGCTTCACGGTGATGGATTTTCTGTGCCAATATAGCGAGTTACGGTAGTAGTACCATTATATGTTAACAAAAAAACGGTTGCGTGAGTGTCAGTCGCCTATTCTTTTTTCAACAGTTCAGGGGCATATGCATGTGCATTGTTGGTACGCTGGCTCATAGGCACGTGGACGTACTTAGTTGACAGTGACCTAGTTAATAGCTGACAGATCTCAAAAAGTTTAAGAATCACTTGGCCATTGTCATCTAGTATAGTCTTATTATCTTGTGAGTAAATCAAATGTTACACAGTCAAACAATGTGCACGTGAGAGTGTTTGCACGTAAGTGCCCACACATGTCTTCTAGCTAATTCCATAAGTTATCTTATTTCCTTACCAAATCATTTATGAAAGGCTAAAACAGGACCGCTAAACTCAGAGCCTATTTGATGCATATGGCTAATTGTTGTCAGCTAATGTTTAAATTAACTAGCCCATGCAAACAAAGGGCTAATAGGTGGGTTAATTTTTTAGCCAACTCTCCAATTTTGGCTAAATTTTAGTTCTAGCTAAAAACCGTTCGTACCTTATTCAAACAGGCCCAAACAGGTCCTTAGCCTGAGTGTTTCTTCACCCTCACACAAGAATGCTTTCATCCCCTTCTTGCCCCTTCCATTGTCCACAATATATTCATCGTCACCCTGAGAAGAGGTT
Above is a genomic segment from Miscanthus floridulus cultivar M001 chromosome 3, ASM1932011v1, whole genome shotgun sequence containing:
- the LOC136545131 gene encoding protein PELPK1-like, which translates into the protein MASAASALFATALVMALMALMLDGSSTCHAARFLADSTSAATPAAVPAVPAAAALPPLPGVTVPPMPTVPAVPTATLPPMPAVPTVPNAALPPMPAVPAVPKATLPPIPAVPTVPAVPAVPKVTLPPMPAVPKVTLPPMPSIPSVPKPFMAPPPSA